In a genomic window of Drosophila takahashii strain IR98-3 E-12201 chromosome 3L, DtakHiC1v2, whole genome shotgun sequence:
- the LOC108055838 gene encoding uncharacterized protein — protein sequence MQIKLRIEDFYAKSFVPNEIYVDYDIVNFEEINVNLTVQVPFPGKLLMHIFVRKLSNQVGGSDQMDLLRMRNMDLCKLLDSLRNITVEEIPGESLLPSTFVVSCPLVPGFYFVQNSSIDSKLVPFRIPDGRYMVLLELIQVYEEVIKVISCRIKFAMKTPPGYQEPSVLKSSEEIDETTQQAELEKKETSSEVSQPSEGDDETSTDYPKIYFM from the coding sequence atgCAGATCAAACTGAGGATAGAGGACTTTTATGCCAAATCCTTTGTACCCAATGAAATTTATGTGGATTATGATATTGTGAACTTTGAGGAAATCAATGTTAATCTAACCGTTCAAGTTCCCTTTCCCGGCAAACTTCTTATGCATATTTTCGTGAGGAAACTCTCCAATCAAGTGGGTGGCTCCGATCAAATGGATTTGCTTCGAATGAGAAATATGGATCTCTGCAAGCTGCTCGATTCACTTCGTAATATCACTGTGGAGGAGATTCCGGGCGAGAGTCTCTTGCCCTCCACTTTTGTGGTCTCTTGTCCTTTGGTTCCTGGCTTCTACTTCGTGCAAAATAGCTCCATTGACTCGAAACTGGTTCCTTTTCGCATTCCCGATGGCAGATATATGGTTCTGTTGGAGCTGATACAAGTCTATGAGGAAGTTATTAAAGTGATTTCCTGCCGGATCAAGTTTGCCATGAAGACGCCACCGGGATATCAGGAGCCATCAGTCCTGAAAAGCAGCGAGGAAATAGATGAAACCACTCAACAGGCTGAATTGGAAAAGAAAGAGACAAGTTCAGAGGTTTCCCAGCCAAGCGAAGGTGACGATGAAACATCTACGGATtacccaaaaatatattttatgtga
- the LOC108055844 gene encoding uncharacterized protein — protein MKYLALTLFVCLVALALVSAVPVDESLIGDNIYQPAFDDVQRPQDPQAIFKLKKLLKLKKLLG, from the exons ATGAAGTACCTAGCCCTG acCCTTTTCGTGTGCCTGGTGGCCCTTGCTCTGGTGTCTGCAGTGCCCGTGGATGAGTCCCTGATCGGGGACAATATCTATCAGCCGGCCTTCGATGATGTGCAGCGTCCCCAGGATCCGCAGGCCATCTTCAAGCTGAAGAAGCTGCTGAAGCTGAAGAAACTGCTGGGTTAG
- the LOC108055845 gene encoding uncharacterized protein, with protein sequence MKFLLLSVFLCLAVCFMVTSAAPREEAIPEGLEGPGSESINPSDDQSFLLKLKLLKKLLFLG encoded by the exons ATGAAGTTCTTGCTCCTG AGCGTGTTCCTTTGCCTGGCCGTGTGCTTCATGGTCACCAGTGCTGCTCCCCGCGAGGAGGCCATTCCCGAGGGTCTCGAAGGTCCCGGCAGTGAGTCCATCAACCCCTCCGACGACCAGTCCTTCCTGCTCAAGCTGAAGCTGCTCAAGAAGCTACTGTTCCTGGGCTAG
- the Yod1 gene encoding ubiquitin thioesterase Otu1, whose product MTGSFSVKLKSKKGQFIVNDLNEHTTLGELKTKIVQATAIQAPQLHVLVGYPPKPLDLSQQQEQRELKTVGINSGETLIVEEKAAPAASSATLEDDEALARRLQAEEEAQLLQETGEGPAPSSNIQLPAAPTESGPNGDFNGILLKKVVPADNSCLFTSIRFVLNGKVDNEGSEMMRHIIAQEVAADTQSYNDAVLGKSNAEYCAWIQKADSWGGAIEVSILSNYYGIEIDVVDIQNAIINRFGEDKNFGLRVFLLFDGIHYDPLYMETAQSAAPATIFPVEELGVYQQAEQLANEAQSSRQYTNVDKFTLRCMQCDVRLVGQVQAQEHAKQTGHQRFGEI is encoded by the coding sequence ATGACGGGTTCGTTTAGTGTGAAGCTGAAATCGAAAAAAGGTCAATTCATTGTCAATGATTTGAACGAGCATACGACGCTGGGGGAGCTGAAAACGAAAATCGTCCAGGCCACCGCCATCCAAGCGCCCCAGCTGCACGTCCTCGTGGGCTATCCACCCAAGCCGCTGGATCTCTCGCAGCAGCAGGAACAGCGGGAGCTCAAAACGGTGGGTATCAACAGCGGGGAAACTCTGATTGTGGAGGAGaaggctgctcctgctgcctcCTCCGCCACCCTGGAGGACGACGAGGCGCTGGCGCGTCGCCTGCaggccgaggaggaggcccAGCTGCTCCAGGAAACCGGCGAAGGCCCCGCTCCTTCATCCAACATCCAACTGCCAGCGGCGCCCACGGAAAGCGGTCCAAATGGCGACTTCAACGGCATCCTGCTGAAGAAGGTGGTGCCAGCGGACAACTCGTGCCTCTTCACCAGCATCCGCTTCGTGCTCAACGGCAAGGTGGACAACGAGGGCAGCGAAATGATGCGGCACATCATTGCCCAGGAGGTGGCGGCCGATACGCAGAGCTACAACGATGCCGTGCTGGGCAAATCGAATGCAGAGTACTGTGCGTGGATCCAAAAGGCGGACTCTTGGGGCGGCGCCATCGAGGTTTCGATACTGTCCAACTACTATGGCATCGAGATCGATGTGGTGGACATCCAGAATGCCATAATCAATCGTTTTGGCGAGGACAAGAACTTCGGGCTGCGTGTGTTCCTGCTCTTCGATGGCATCCACTACGATCCGCTGTATATGGAGACGGCGCAGAGTGCTGCTCCGGCCACGATCTTCCCGGTGGAGGAGCTGGGCGTCTACCAGCAGGCCGAGCAGCTGGCCAACGAGGCGCAGTCGTCGCGCCAGTACACCAATGTGGACAAATTCACGCTGCGCTGCATGCAGTGCGACGTGAGGCTCGTCGGCCAGGTGCAGGCCCAGGAGCACGCCAAGCAGACCGGCCACCAGCGATTCGGGGAGATTTAA
- the LOC108055858 gene encoding protein Asterix, which translates to MSMQVDPRRKEKINRYKAPKNQGQSGGANEDMMPDYMNILGMIFSMCGLMMKLKWCAWFALYCSCISFASSRASDDAKQVLSSFMLSVSAVVMSYLQNPAAMTPPWAS; encoded by the exons atGAGCATGCAGGTGGACCCGCGCCGCAAGGAGAAGATCAACCGCTACAAGGCGCCCAAGAACCAGGGCCAAAGTGGCGGGGCCAACGAGGACATGATGCCGGATTACATGAACATACTGGGCATGATTTTCTCCATGTGTGGACTGATGATGAAG CTCAAATGGTGCGCCTGGTTTGCGCTGTACTGCTCCTGCATCAGTTTCGCCAGCTCCCGGGCGAGTGACGATGCCAAACAGGTGCTCTCCTCCTTCATGCTAAGTGTTAGTGCGGTGGTGATGTCCTATCTGCAGAATCCTGCTGCCATGACTCCTCCCTGGGCCTCCTAG
- the LOC108055855 gene encoding pentatricopeptide repeat-containing protein 1, mitochondrial produces MALRLLGRSMAAHLRGLQLNGTRRGLNGYNINLPTEVPLVSCWWSQNRLLHVRITDQEAGLQTQREANRNQNPFREEDLEEPRLEVPKQRLKFKPQKKIKKVQDFGDPDTFGDAKIDETQDPGDAEEEEFLSNATRRSKKLQAVEYARQIKDHLKANRLNEAIAVLEQRMLREDRAKPDKYIYNLLISGCAKAGYTRKAFSLYTKMRQRGLQVTGGTYTSLFNACANAPSLSDGLAKAQILRENMLEKGYEPNVKNYNAMIKAYGRCGDVDTAYLLADEMMERQLDLNADTYNFLLQACASNTEHGFRHALLTWHKMLKSGVTPDFYSFNAMLRCARDCGFGDLDAMREVLDQIAPAAARKNQVLQLEEGQNDDLPSLPSKTNELTAQIEISSTTSQLELPNLLLPRPHLGSLVALEEVTRPHERFLLLGGLTGFLEHMKQHKITPNIETFTTMLEVIPPTNAAEKQLLSFVRKIGLKADIDFFNILIKKRSMRFDYENAREVLTMIRTAGLRPDIVTYGVLALGCRTQEEARELLQQMQVAGIKMNMPILGAMLRQGCANKSFGYINEIIQLSLEEGLKPNESFLRHLHNFHRGCARAIDARHPSTKTAAFKKGHSKFCDKYRLYYEELGLAGLKLEDAIAKMKERPYEKYKLPPVEGKEPLKHELLKNKTKQRKYIKKIKIDELQDDPPRESIKRIE; encoded by the exons ATGGCTCTGCGGTTACTTGGCCGTTCAATGGCCGCCCACCTGCGTGGCCTGCAATTAAACGGCACCAGAAGGGGCTTAAATGGCTATAATATCAATCTCCCCACTGAGGTTCCTTTGGTATCCTGTTGGTGGTCACAAAATCGCCTGCTGCACGTGAGGATTACGGATCAGGAAGCCGGTTTGCAGACTCAAAGAGAAGCCAACCGGAACCAGAATCCTTTCAGGGAAGAAGATCTCGAGGAACCTCGTCTAGAGGTTCCAAAACAACGTCTGAAATTCAAGCCACAAAAGAAGATCAAGAAGGTCCAGGATTTTGGGGATCCGGATACCTTTGGCGATGCCAAAATCGATGAAACCCAAGATCCTGGCGACGCTGAAGAAGAGGAGTTCCTCAGCAATGCCACGCGGAGATCGAAGAAGCTGCAGGCCGTTGAATATGCCCGTCAAATCAAGGATCATCTGAAGGCCAATCGTTTGAATGAAGCCATCGCCGTGCTGGAGCAACGAATGCTGCGAGAGGATCGCGCCAAACCagacaaatatatatacaatctCCTCATCAGCGGTTGCGCCAAGGCGGGATATACACGAAAGGCCTTCTCCTTGTATACGAAGATGCGGCAGCGGGGACTCCAGGTGACCGGAGGAACCTACACCTCTCTGTTCAACGCCTGTGCAAATGCTCCTTCCTTAAGCGATGGTTTGGCCAAGGCACAGATTCTCAGGGAAAACATGCTGGAGAAGGGCTACGAGCCGAATGTGAAGAACTACAATGCGATGATCAAGGCGTATGGAAGATGCGGCGATGTGGACACTGCCTACCTGCTGGCCGATGAGATGATGGAGCGGCAACTCGATCTAAATGCCGATACCTACAATTTTCTGCTGCAGGCGTGTGCGAGTAACACGGAGCACGGTTTTCGGCATGCTCTGCTCACCTGGCACAAAATGTTAAAGAGTGGAGTCACTCCCGACTTCTACAGCTTCAATGCAATGCTGAGATGTGCCAGGGATTGCGGTTTTGGGGATTTGGATGCAATGCGGGAGGTTCTTGATCAAATTGCTCCGGCGGCAGCTAGGAAAAACCAAGTTCTTCAGTTGGAGGAGGGTCAAAATGATGATTTACCTAGTTTACCATCTAAAACTAATGAGTTAACCGCCCAAATAGAGATATCTAGCACTACAAGCCAGCTGGAACTGCCCAATCTTCTGCTGCCTCGTCCCCATTTGGGCAGCTTGGTGGCTTTAGAAGAGGTGACACGTCCACATGAACGTTTTCTGCTACTCGGCGGCCTCACCGGTTTTCTGGAGCACATGAAGCAGCACAAAATCACTCCAAATATCGAAACATTTACCACAATGCTGGAGGTAATACCCCCTACAAATGCAGCAGAAAAGCAGCTGCTTAGTTTTGTGAGGAAAATTGGATTAAAAGCAGACATAGACTTCTTCAACATACTAATCAAAAAGCGTTCGATGCGCTTTGATTATGAGAATGCCCGGGAAGTGCTCACAATGATTCGCACGGCGGGATTGCGACCGGATATTGTGACCTATGGAGTGCTCGCCTTGGGTTGTCGCACGCAGGAGGAGGCCAGGGAACTGCTGCAACAAATGCAAGTGGCGGGCATTAAGATGAATATGCCTATTTTAGGCGCTATGCTGCGGCAAGGATGCGCCAATAAATCTTTTGGCTACATCAATGAGATCATCCAGTTGAGTCTGGAGGAGGGCCTGAAGCCCAATGAGTCGTTTTTACGTCATCTGCATAACTTTCACAGGGGCTGCGCCAGAGCAATTGATGCCAGG CACCCCTCGACTAAAACAGCTGCCTTCAAGAAGGGACACTCAAAATTCTGTGATAAATACCGCCTGTACTACGAGGAGTTGGGCTTAGCTGGTCTCAAACTGGAAGATGCCATTGCCAAGATGAAGGAGCGTCCCTACGAAAAATACAAACTGCCGCCTGTGGAGGGAAAGGAGCCCCTGAAGCACGAACtactcaaaaacaaaaccaaacagCGGAAGTACATCAAAAAGATCAAGATAGACGAGCTGCAAGATGATCCTCCCAGAGAGTCGATAAAAAGGATAGAATAA
- the Tcs5 gene encoding EKC/KEOPS complex subunit TP53RK: MSVEILKQGAEGRLYLGDFKGEPCLIKERFVKKYRHPELDTQITRQRMKAEAKASGRCLAAGILAPKILHSDLNTHKLYMEYFDKAKTAKQLIQEIVASQAEEQAKKSLLEFCTRIGGIIGKMHSNHIIHGDLTTSNILIDPKGGDYDIVLIDFGLSHYNQATEDKGVDLYVLERALISTHSEQPFLFENILAEYRRTCGKDEQAVLSKFEEVRARGRKRTMIG; the protein is encoded by the coding sequence ATGTCTGTGGAAATCCTTAAACAAGGCGCCGAAGGACGTCTATATCTGGGCGACTTCAAAGGAGAACCCTGCCTGATTAAGGAGCGTTTTGTGAAGAAGTACCGCCACCCGGAACTGGACACCCAGATCACGCGGCAGCGGATGAAAGCCGAGGCCAAGGCGTCGGGAAGATGTCTTGCCGCTGGAATTTTGGCCCCAAAAATCCTCCACTCGGATCTAAATACCCACAAGTTGTATATGGAATACTTTGACAAGGCCAAAACAGCCAAGCAGTTAATCCAGGAGATAGTGGCTAGCCAAGCCGAGGAGCAGGCAAAGAAATCCCTGCTGGAGTTCTGCACGAGGATCGGTGGAATCATTGGAAAAATGCACTCCAATCACATAATTCACGGGGATCTGACCACCTCGAATATCCTTATTGATCCTAAGGGAGGGGATTATGATATTGTACTGATAGATTTCGGTTTGAGTCACTATAATCAGGCCACCGAGGACAAGGGAGTGGATCTGTATGTCCTGGAAAGGGCTTTAATCAGCACCCACAGCGAGCAGCCTTttctttttgaaaacatcttAGCAGAATATCGCAGGACGTGCGGAAAGGACGAGCAGGCCGTGCTGTCCAAGTTCGAGGAGGTGAGAGCCCGAGGACGCAAGAGGACTATGATTggttaa
- the CHMP2B gene encoding charged multivesicular body protein 2b-B has translation MFNNLFGKKPTVKEQQRENDKSLRKATRDIERERRKMEEEERKLELEIRKNAAAGNNDACRILAKQLVEIRKQKSRTYAAAGKIQSIGYQNKNMGANIALSEAMGTTAKTMGEMNKVMRPEAIGETVRQFQAANMKMEMTDEMINDTLDDMLNESGDEEESNAVVNKVLDEIGIEISGKMSTIPSTGTSDFETSGKRTEKDIADQLAKLRSS, from the coding sequence ATGTTCAACAATCTGTTCGGCAAGAAGCCCACGGTGAAGGAGCAGCAGCGGGAGAACGATAAATCGCTGCGCAAGGCGACCAGGGACATCGAAAGGGAGCGCAGGaaaatggaggaggaggagcgcaAGCTGGAATTGGAAATCCGAAAGAATGCAGCCGCCGGGAACAACGATGCCTGCCGCATTCTGGCCAAGCAGCTGGTGGAGATCAGGAAGCAAAAGTCGCGCACCTACGCGGCGGCCGGAAAGATCCAGTCCATTGGCTATCAGAACAAGAATATGGGCGCCAATATTGCGCTCAGTGAAGCCATGGGCACCACGGCCAAGACAATGGGCGAAATGAACAAGGTGATGCGACCGGAGGCCATCGGGGAGACGGTGCGCCAGTTCCAGGCGGCCAACATGAAGATGGAGATGACCGACGAGATGATAAACGACACCCTGGACGACATGCTGAACGAGTCGGGAGACGAAGAGGAGTCTAATGCGGTGGTGAACAAGGTTCTGGACGAGATTGGCATCGAAATCTCGGGCAAAATGTCCACTATTCCATCCACGGGAACCTCGGACTTCGAGACGAGTGGCAAGCGCACCGAAAAGGACATTGCCGATCAGCTGGCCAAGCTAAGATCCTCGTAG
- the Dhrs4 gene encoding dehydrogenase/reductase SDR family member 4 — protein MFNLSKQLVVRAPKLRLTACAVSGSGQSSSLDQNSNNYVQKLVGPNLNRCHKRLSSTSQSSNVGPMKRLAGKVAVVTASTDGIGFAIAKRLAEDGASVVISSRKQKNVDSALAELRKLNLNVHGLKCHVSEPEDRKQLFEQTISKFGKLNILVSNAATNPAVGGVLECDEKVWDKIFDVNVKSSYLLAKEALPLLRQQKDSSIVFVSSIAGYDAFELLGAYSVSKTALIGLTKAAAKDLAPEGIRVNCLAPGVIRTKFSKSLYENESANEAALSKIPMGRLGTSEEMAGVVSFLVSEDAGYITGESIVAGGGMTARL, from the exons ATGTTCAATCTCAGCAAACAACTGGTGGTCAGGGCGCCAAAGCTGCGTTTGACTGCTTGCGCTGTGAGTGGAAGTGGTCAAAGTTCAAGTCTCGATCAAAACAGCAACAATTACGTCCAAAAACTTGTTGGCCCTAATCTCAATCGATGCCACAAACGTTTGTCCAGCACTAGTCAAAGTTCGAACGTGGGTCCAATGAAGCGTTTGGCAGGAAAAGTAGCCGTGGTCACCGCCTCCACAGATGG CATTGGCTTTGCCATTGCCAAAAGGCTGGCCGAAGATGGCGCCTCGGTGGTCATCAGCAGTCGCAAGCAAAAGAATGTGGACTCTGCTCTGGCGGAGCTGCGCAAGCTGAACCTCAATGTCCACGGACTCAAGTGCCATGTGAGTGAGCCGGAGGATCGCAAACAGCTCTTCGAGCAAACGATCAGCAAGTTTGGCAAGCTCAACATCCTGGTCAGCAATGCGGCCACCAATCCTGCCGTCGGCGGAGTCCTCGAGTGCGACGAAAAGGTGTGGGACAAGATCTTTGACGTCAACGTCAAGAGCTCCTATCTGCTGGCCAAGGAGGCACTGCCTCTGCTGCGCCAGCAAAAGGACTCCAGCATCGTTTTCGTCTCCTCCATCGCGGGCTACGATGCCTTTGAG CTACTGGGCGCCTATTCCGTCAGCAAGACGGCGCTGATTGGTTTGACCAAGGCGGCGGCCAAGGATCTGGCTCCCGAGGGCATCCGCGTTAATTGCCTGGCTCCTGGAGTGATAAGAACCAAGTTCTCCAAGTCGCTGTACGAGAATGAGTCGGCAAATGAGGCGGCGCTGAGCAAAATACCCATGGGTCGCCTGGGAACCAGCGAGGAGATGGCCGGCGTGGTCTCCTTTTTGGTCTCCGAGGATGCGGGCTACATTACGGGCGAGTCCATTGTGGCGGGCGGCGGAATGACGGCTCGTTTGTAA
- the Gdap1 gene encoding ganglioside-induced differentiation-associated protein 1 isoform X2: MSDQAKEIEALPPTLQDFKAPELPDNKPVLFFHPYNFHAQKVLMVFYEKKIDFFPYVVDLCNGEQYSNWFLNLNPKGDVPVLQDGAFVIPSSTHIINYVESKFRGGAHCSLKPAHNSKEFDQMLILEQAISRLPVGTLSLGSFIHDDLKLVPKAPFIGPVRQSCLKNNEKVLELLRHSVDDRSTNKAALQHKLDIQVRRHELASSREEFQKVLDAVRHFLLYVEQELSAQAPRSEWLTGDELSIADISLGLLLHRLYQLGFENYYWAFGKLPQVEAYFLRFRQRESFHRLQPSNFAILREMWMRTPGNYKLGAGAGFLVGHI; the protein is encoded by the exons atgagtGACCAGGCCAAAGAGATCGAGGCTCTGCCGCCCACTTTGCAGGACTTCAAGGCCCCCGAACTTCCGGATAATAAACCAGTGCTCTTCTTTCACCCCTACAACTTCCATGCGCAAAAA gtACTCATGGTTTTCTACGAAAAGAAAATCGACTTCTTTCCTTATGTGGTGGACCTGTGTAATGGCGAGCAGTATTCCAATTGGTTCCTAAACCTAAATCCCAAGGGCGATGTGCCAGTTCTTCAGGATGGAGCCTTCGTTATTCCCAGCTCAACGCATATTATTAACTATGTGGAGAGCAAGTTTCGGGGAG GTGCTCATTGTTCGCTGAAACCCGCGCACAACTCCAAGGAATTCGATCAAATGTTGATCCTTGAGCAAGCAATTTCCAGGCTGCCAGTGGGAACCCTCAGTCTGGGTTCCTTCATTCACGATGACCTGAAACTGGTGCCCAAGGCTCCTTTCATAGGACCCGTGCGTCAGTCCTGCCTGA AAAACAACGAAAAGGTTTTGGAGCTGCTGCGGCACTCCGTGGACGATCGTTCGACCAACAAGGCGGCACTGCAGCACAAACTGGACATCCAAGTGCGCCGCCATGAGCTGGCCTCTTCCCGCGAGGAATTCCAGAAGGTTCTCGATGCAGTGCGTCACTTTCTGCTCTACGTGGAGCAGGAGCTCTCGGCCCAAGCGCCTCGCAGCGAGTGGCTGACTGGAGATGAGCTAAGCATTGCGGATATCTCGCTGGGATTGCTGCTGCATAGACTGTATCAGTTGGGATTCGAGAATTACTACTGGGCCTTTGGAAAACTGCCTCAGGTGGAGGCCTACTTCCTGCGCTTCCGGCAGCGCGAATCCTTCCACCGCCTGCAGCCGAGCAACTTTGCCATCCTGCGCGAGATGTGGATGCGGACGCCGGGCAACTACAAACTGGGCGCAGGAGCCGGCTTCCTGG TTGGGCACATATAA
- the Gdap1 gene encoding ganglioside-induced differentiation-associated protein 1 isoform X1: MSDQAKEIEALPPTLQDFKAPELPDNKPVLFFHPYNFHAQKVLMVFYEKKIDFFPYVVDLCNGEQYSNWFLNLNPKGDVPVLQDGAFVIPSSTHIINYVESKFRGGAHCSLKPAHNSKEFDQMLILEQAISRLPVGTLSLGSFIHDDLKLVPKAPFIGPVRQSCLKNNEKVLELLRHSVDDRSTNKAALQHKLDIQVRRHELASSREEFQKVLDAVRHFLLYVEQELSAQAPRSEWLTGDELSIADISLGLLLHRLYQLGFENYYWAFGKLPQVEAYFLRFRQRESFHRLQPSNFAILREMWMRTPGNYKLGAGAGFLGMAMFAAFAHK; this comes from the exons atgagtGACCAGGCCAAAGAGATCGAGGCTCTGCCGCCCACTTTGCAGGACTTCAAGGCCCCCGAACTTCCGGATAATAAACCAGTGCTCTTCTTTCACCCCTACAACTTCCATGCGCAAAAA gtACTCATGGTTTTCTACGAAAAGAAAATCGACTTCTTTCCTTATGTGGTGGACCTGTGTAATGGCGAGCAGTATTCCAATTGGTTCCTAAACCTAAATCCCAAGGGCGATGTGCCAGTTCTTCAGGATGGAGCCTTCGTTATTCCCAGCTCAACGCATATTATTAACTATGTGGAGAGCAAGTTTCGGGGAG GTGCTCATTGTTCGCTGAAACCCGCGCACAACTCCAAGGAATTCGATCAAATGTTGATCCTTGAGCAAGCAATTTCCAGGCTGCCAGTGGGAACCCTCAGTCTGGGTTCCTTCATTCACGATGACCTGAAACTGGTGCCCAAGGCTCCTTTCATAGGACCCGTGCGTCAGTCCTGCCTGA AAAACAACGAAAAGGTTTTGGAGCTGCTGCGGCACTCCGTGGACGATCGTTCGACCAACAAGGCGGCACTGCAGCACAAACTGGACATCCAAGTGCGCCGCCATGAGCTGGCCTCTTCCCGCGAGGAATTCCAGAAGGTTCTCGATGCAGTGCGTCACTTTCTGCTCTACGTGGAGCAGGAGCTCTCGGCCCAAGCGCCTCGCAGCGAGTGGCTGACTGGAGATGAGCTAAGCATTGCGGATATCTCGCTGGGATTGCTGCTGCATAGACTGTATCAGTTGGGATTCGAGAATTACTACTGGGCCTTTGGAAAACTGCCTCAGGTGGAGGCCTACTTCCTGCGCTTCCGGCAGCGCGAATCCTTCCACCGCCTGCAGCCGAGCAACTTTGCCATCCTGCGCGAGATGTGGATGCGGACGCCGGGCAACTACAAACTGGGCGCAGGAGCCGGCTTCCTGGGTATGGCCATGTTCGCCGCCTTCGCGCACAAGTGA
- the Fitm gene encoding acyl-coenzyme A diphosphatase FITM2, whose translation MATKRRPLRPNLGGNSGGPSFAGGGSSNMNFRPGGPDITRAEARGTRPTAAPTSIREILVMGVIHLCKKTIFFNTDLKVALYLGSLFVISVIGDFVPFPKTYFARSDNLFNQYFVKVGWGWTLLFVVPFLVLSAYTITCGDHKRMLRHHFPRIVIATFFWFFWTKMFNVVENSYGRCTTKGFQSKSSCLKAGHLWKGFDISGHAFILIHSSLVLIEEARPIIRWETIKEHIRNERHNRSSSENSGTNPLRTLNEEQMRSLQFLYKRLTPIIRTLFIGMAALQLLWDIMLVGTMLYYHRMIEKVISGIIAILTWYFTYRFWYPTPGLLPEAPGNGSFSYQREIPSFPFKRPSHLSTGGAAAATSSGSNSSRTNLNGKAGTTGVPRDPQMPTFMGMPLFTSPKAASAAANLLMTEQQKREREQQTLES comes from the exons ATGGCCACCAAGCGACGACCGCTGCGTCCCAATTTGGGCGGCAATTCCGGTGGCCCCTCCTTCGCCGGCGGCGGTAGCTCCAATATGAATTTCAGACCCGGAGGACCCGATATCACCCGGGCGGAGGCGCGTGGCACTCGGCCCACGGCTGCTCCAACTAGCATCCGCGAGATCCTGGTCATGGGCGTCATCCACCTGTGCAAGAAGACCATATTTTTCAATACCGATCTGAAGGTGGCCCTCTATTTGGGCAGCCTGTTTGTGATCTCCGTCATCGGGGACTTTGTGCCCTTCCCAAAGACCTACTTCGCCCGTTCGGACAACCTGTTCAACCAATACTTCGTGAAGGTGGGCTGGGGTTGGACCCTGCTCTTCGTAGTGCCCTTCCTGGTGCTCTCCGCCTATACGATCACCTGCGGGGATCATAAACGGATGCTGAGGCACCATTTCCCGCGCATCGTCATCGCCACCTTTTTCTGGTTCTTCTGGACGAAGATGTTTAATGTGGTGGAGAACTCCTATGGACGCTGCACTACCAAAG GCTTCCAAAGCAAATCAAGCTGTTTGAAAGCAGGACATCTCTGGAAAGGCTTCGACATATCCGGTCACGCCTTTATCTTGATCCACTCTAGCCTGGTGCTGATCGAGGAGGCGCGTCCCATCATCCGCTGGGAGACCATCAAGGAGCACATCCGCAATGAGCGTCACAATCGCAGTTCCTCGGAGAATTCGGGAACAAATCCTTTGAGGACACTGAATGAGGAACAAATGCGCAGCCTGCAGTTCTTGTACAAACGCCTCACGCCCATTATCCGAACCCTGTTCATCGGCATGGCCGCTCTGCAGCTGCTGTGGGACATTATGCTGGTGGGCACCATGCTGTACTACCATCGCATGATCGAGAAGGTGATCAGCGGCATTATTGCCATACTCACCTGGTACTTTACCTACCGCTTCTGGTATCCCACGCCTGGTTTGCTGCCCGAGGCGCCTGGAAATGGCAGCTTTAGCTATCAGCGAGAGATACCCAGCTTCCCTTTTAAGCGTCCCTCGCATTTATCAACGGGAGGAGCCGCCGCTGCTACAAGTTCGGGGTCTAATAGCTCGAGAACGAACCTGAATGGCAAGGCGGGAACGACGGGCGTGCCGAGGGATCCGCAGATGCCCACGTTTATGGGCATGCCGCTGTTCACCAGTCCCAAAGCGGCCAGTGCAGCTGCTAATCTGCTGATGACCGAGCAGCAAAAGAGGGAAAGGGAGCAACAAACGCTGGAGAGCTGA